In the uncultured Methanobacterium sp. genome, one interval contains:
- a CDS encoding 4Fe-4S binding protein encodes MVKITVDQDKCDGADCAECVDVCPMEVLVLEGDKIVVKNKEDCSLCEVCMDVCPNEAVKVEEE; translated from the coding sequence ATGGTTAAAATAACAGTAGACCAGGATAAATGCGACGGAGCAGACTGTGCTGAATGCGTAGATGTATGCCCCATGGAAGTGCTCGTCCTGGAAGGCGATAAAATCGTAGTAAAAAATAAGGAAGACTGCAGCCTTTGCGAAGTTTGCATGGACGTATGTCCCAACGAAGCAGTTAAAGTTGAAGAAGAATAG
- a CDS encoding 50S ribosomal protein L14e codes for MPAIEVGRICMKISGREAGETCVIVEIIDDKFVEVVGNAVKNRRCNIKHLEPLDQVIEIKSEDPEEIKKVLDAAIA; via the coding sequence ATGCCAGCAATAGAAGTTGGAAGAATTTGTATGAAAATCTCCGGAAGAGAAGCCGGTGAAACATGTGTAATAGTCGAGATCATAGATGATAAATTTGTAGAAGTAGTTGGAAATGCTGTTAAAAACCGCAGATGCAACATAAAACATCTGGAACCATTGGACCAGGTAATTGAAATTAAGAGTGAAGATCCTGAGGAGATCAAAAAAGTACTCGATGCCGCAATTGCTTAA
- a CDS encoding DNA-directed RNA polymerase subunit N, with translation MIPVRCLSCGKVISAYFEDFQKRTEMGEDPKEVLDDLGITKYCCRRMFIAHVEVW, from the coding sequence ATGATTCCAGTAAGATGTTTGAGCTGTGGTAAGGTAATTTCAGCCTACTTTGAAGATTTCCAGAAAAGAACCGAAATGGGAGAAGATCCCAAAGAGGTCTTAGATGATCTGGGAATCACCAAGTACTGTTGCCGGAGAATGTTCATCGCACATGTAGAAGTTTGGTAG
- the eno gene encoding phosphopyruvate hydratase, with product MDSVIEDIRVRKILDSRGNPTLEVDVITWNGFGRAAAPSGASTGVREVVSFPAGGVDGIIEEVEDIISAELIGMDAEDLQEIDLVLKEIDGTPNLSAIGGNTTVAVSMAVAKAAAASYNLPLYRFLGGNMPSQIPFPLGNMINGGAHAGRNAPDIQEFLVLPVGAENITEAVFTNVAVHKRIREKIQAKDALFTGGKGDEGGWAPNLTNQEALEIQTSSCAEVSDETGVLVKPCLDMAASEFWDADAENYVYSKEGVKRNTGEQVDYVNEIIDTYKMFYVEDPIREGDFQGFADLTQKAGKKCLICGDDIFVTNAEILAEGIEKSAGNSIIIKPNQIGTLNDTYATVNLARTNGYVPVVSHRSGETTDETIAHLAVAWNCPIIKTGALGGERIAKLNELIRIEEEMSNPEMADIKW from the coding sequence ATGGATAGTGTTATTGAAGACATCCGGGTTAGAAAAATTTTAGATAGCAGAGGAAACCCAACTCTAGAAGTGGATGTAATCACCTGGAACGGATTCGGAAGGGCAGCTGCACCAAGCGGAGCCAGTACCGGAGTTCGAGAAGTGGTTTCATTCCCCGCCGGAGGGGTAGATGGTATTATTGAAGAAGTTGAGGACATAATCTCCGCTGAACTCATTGGCATGGATGCCGAGGATCTTCAGGAGATTGATCTGGTTTTAAAGGAAATCGACGGTACTCCCAACCTATCAGCGATAGGTGGTAATACAACCGTAGCTGTATCCATGGCAGTGGCTAAAGCTGCAGCAGCATCCTACAACCTACCACTGTACAGATTCCTCGGGGGTAATATGCCCTCCCAGATACCATTCCCATTGGGAAACATGATCAACGGAGGCGCACACGCAGGCCGTAACGCCCCTGACATTCAGGAATTCCTGGTCCTACCAGTAGGAGCAGAAAACATCACCGAAGCAGTGTTCACCAATGTTGCTGTTCACAAAAGGATAAGAGAAAAAATCCAAGCTAAGGATGCTCTTTTCACTGGTGGAAAAGGAGATGAAGGAGGATGGGCACCCAACCTAACCAACCAGGAAGCACTGGAAATCCAGACCTCATCCTGTGCAGAAGTGTCTGATGAAACCGGGGTACTGGTAAAACCATGTCTGGACATGGCAGCCAGTGAATTCTGGGATGCTGACGCTGAAAACTATGTTTACAGTAAAGAAGGAGTTAAAAGGAACACTGGAGAACAGGTAGACTACGTTAATGAGATCATTGACACCTACAAAATGTTCTATGTGGAAGACCCCATCCGGGAAGGAGACTTCCAGGGATTTGCAGATTTGACTCAGAAAGCAGGTAAAAAGTGTTTGATATGTGGAGATGACATCTTCGTTACCAACGCTGAGATACTGGCTGAAGGTATTGAAAAATCTGCAGGTAACTCCATTATCATCAAACCAAATCAAATCGGAACCCTGAATGACACTTACGCTACTGTGAACCTGGCCCGAACCAATGGTTACGTTCCTGTGGTATCTCACCGTTCAGGTGAAACCACTGATGAAACCATAGCCCACCTGGCAGTAGCCTGGAACTGTCCCATCATCAAGACCGGGGCACTGGGTGGAGAAAGAATAGCAAAACTCAATGAACTCATCAGAATTGAAGAAGAGATGAGCAATCCTGAAATGGCAGATATCAAATGGTAA
- a CDS encoding 30S ribosomal protein S9, which yields MKKVIHTSGKRKTAIARGKFREGKGRIRINKQPVELYDPELARLKINEPITLAGDLIDQVDIDVKVIGGGVMGQAEAARMVIAKGLVQWTGDIELKEKFNHYDRTMLVGDPRRSEPKKYGGPGARARRQKSYR from the coding sequence ATGAAGAAGGTTATTCACACTAGTGGAAAGAGAAAAACAGCCATTGCCCGGGGCAAATTCAGAGAGGGTAAAGGCAGAATTCGAATTAACAAGCAACCAGTGGAACTATACGACCCCGAACTGGCACGCTTAAAGATCAACGAACCCATCACCTTGGCTGGAGATTTAATTGACCAGGTGGACATAGATGTTAAAGTTATTGGTGGAGGAGTTATGGGACAGGCAGAAGCCGCCCGTATGGTAATTGCCAAAGGACTGGTACAGTGGACTGGAGACATTGAACTCAAAGAAAAGTTCAACCATTACGACCGTACCATGCTGGTAGGAGACCCCCGAAGATCAGAACCCAAAAAATATGGTGGTCCCGGTGCCCGAGCCCGCAGGCAGAAGAGTTACCGATAA
- a CDS encoding 50S ribosomal protein L34e, with product MPALRYRSRTYKRTFRRTPGGKTVLHYKKKKPQKHHCAECGKLLHGVPRGRPYQIRKLAKSKKRPNRPFGGNLCTECTRRFYKEQARSLTESKDAESQDTESEDTEE from the coding sequence ATGCCAGCGTTAAGATACAGATCACGAACGTATAAAAGAACCTTCCGTAGGACCCCTGGAGGCAAAACTGTCCTTCACTACAAGAAGAAAAAACCTCAAAAGCACCACTGTGCTGAATGTGGTAAATTATTACATGGGGTTCCACGAGGAAGACCTTATCAAATAAGAAAACTAGCTAAGTCTAAAAAACGACCAAACCGGCCATTCGGTGGTAACCTCTGCACAGAGTGCACACGCAGGTTCTACAAAGAACAGGCCCGATCTCTCACAGAATCTAAAGATGCGGAATCTCAAGATACTGAATCTGAAGATACTGAGGAATAG
- a CDS encoding 50S ribosomal protein L13, with product MIIDGEGLVLGRLASTVSKKLLSGERVTVINAEKIIISGNKDWAYAKYKQRIDRASISNPRRMGPKYPRRPDDIFRRTVRGMLPYKQPKGREALKGLRVHVGVPMEFAAEEIGQLDEAQPRNITKSVELGRISKLLGAKF from the coding sequence ATGATTATAGACGGAGAAGGACTCGTTCTGGGAAGACTGGCAAGCACAGTCAGTAAGAAACTTCTTTCTGGGGAACGGGTAACTGTTATAAATGCAGAAAAGATTATTATATCTGGTAACAAAGATTGGGCTTATGCCAAGTACAAACAAAGAATAGACCGGGCTAGCATATCCAACCCCAGACGAATGGGACCAAAATACCCACGCCGACCTGATGACATCTTCCGAAGAACTGTAAGGGGTATGTTACCCTACAAACAGCCCAAAGGAAGAGAAGCATTAAAGGGCCTGCGAGTTCATGTAGGAGTACCTATGGAATTTGCAGCAGAAGAGATTGGTCAGTTAGACGAAGCTCAGCCCAGAAACATCACCAAGTCAGTGGAACTGGGAAGAATATCCAAACTACTGGGAGCCAAATTCTAA
- a CDS encoding RNA-guided pseudouridylation complex pseudouridine synthase subunit Cbf5 → MAELLQKAYGETDPQYGCQPDERPIEEHLSRGIINLDKPSGPTSHEIDAWVKRILPCEKTGHGGTLDPRVTGVLPIGIDNATRAIQLLLEAPKEYVCLMRLHEDVGETRIRDILEEFTGKIFQTPPMRSAVKRELRVRTIYYVNILEINGQDALFRIGCEAGTYIRKYCHDIGEALGCGAHMAELRRTRVADFTEDETLKTLQDVNDAYHYWIEDGDEAPLRECVLPVERAASHLKKVVVRDSAVDALSHGADLAAGGILQLSEGIKRKETLAVLTLKGELVAAGEALATTTEIDQAGNGIMVNIKKVFMEPGTYPMMWK, encoded by the coding sequence ATGGCAGAACTCCTCCAAAAAGCCTACGGGGAAACAGATCCTCAGTACGGCTGCCAGCCGGATGAACGGCCCATTGAGGAGCACCTGTCCAGGGGGATTATCAACCTGGATAAACCCTCCGGCCCAACATCCCACGAAATCGATGCATGGGTTAAGAGAATTCTCCCTTGTGAGAAAACTGGGCATGGCGGGACCCTGGATCCCAGGGTCACTGGTGTGTTGCCCATTGGGATTGACAATGCAACCAGAGCCATACAATTACTCCTGGAAGCACCCAAAGAATACGTGTGCCTCATGCGCCTCCATGAAGATGTGGGCGAGACCCGTATTCGGGATATCCTGGAAGAATTCACCGGTAAAATATTCCAAACCCCCCCAATGCGTTCTGCAGTCAAAAGAGAACTAAGGGTACGGACCATATACTACGTTAACATTCTGGAAATAAATGGTCAGGATGCACTTTTCCGTATTGGTTGTGAAGCCGGTACCTACATCCGTAAGTACTGTCACGATATTGGTGAAGCATTGGGATGCGGAGCCCACATGGCAGAACTGCGCAGAACCAGGGTGGCAGACTTCACCGAGGATGAAACCCTGAAAACCCTGCAGGATGTCAACGATGCCTACCATTACTGGATAGAAGATGGTGATGAAGCACCCCTCCGGGAGTGTGTACTCCCCGTGGAACGGGCAGCCAGCCACCTTAAAAAAGTAGTGGTAAGGGATTCCGCAGTAGATGCACTGAGTCACGGTGCAGATCTGGCAGCAGGTGGAATTCTCCAGCTCAGTGAAGGTATTAAAAGAAAGGAAACCCTGGCGGTCTTGACCCTTAAGGGTGAACTGGTGGCTGCTGGTGAGGCACTGGCCACTACCACTGAAATAGACCAGGCAGGTAATGGTATCATGGTAAATATAAAAAAGGTTTTTATGGAACCAGGAACATACCCAATGATGTGGAAGTAA
- a CDS encoding DNA-directed RNA polymerase subunit K, with translation MASKKLNRFERARLIGARALQLSMGAKPMIDVTPDMDPIDIAVVELNKKVLPLDVRPM, from the coding sequence ATGGCAAGTAAAAAATTAAACCGTTTTGAAAGGGCCAGACTTATCGGTGCCCGAGCATTACAACTTTCCATGGGAGCAAAGCCAATGATTGATGTCACACCAGATATGGACCCAATTGACATTGCAGTTGTTGAACTTAACAAAAAAGTACTCCCATTAGATGTTCGACCTATGTAA
- a CDS encoding adenylate kinase, with protein sequence MKVVVVAGIPGSGSTTVLQHALKETDYVHVNYGDVMLEIAQEMELVEDRDSIRKLPPETQKEVQKKAAGTIRARAEVANTIVDTHCTIKTPSGFLPGLPKWVLDELQPDMFILLEADGDEILMRRVNDTTRTRDSERLQDINLHQEMNRATAMAYAVYTGATVKIIENHNDQLDKSVEEMKNTLS encoded by the coding sequence ATGAAAGTTGTTGTAGTTGCAGGAATACCAGGATCAGGAAGTACCACCGTACTTCAACATGCGCTTAAAGAAACAGATTACGTTCATGTGAATTACGGTGATGTTATGTTGGAAATAGCCCAGGAAATGGAACTGGTAGAAGACCGGGATTCCATACGCAAACTTCCTCCTGAAACCCAGAAAGAAGTCCAAAAAAAAGCAGCTGGAACCATAAGAGCAAGGGCAGAAGTTGCCAACACCATAGTTGACACTCACTGCACCATTAAAACTCCATCCGGTTTCTTACCAGGTTTGCCTAAGTGGGTTCTGGATGAGTTGCAACCTGACATGTTCATCCTACTGGAAGCAGATGGTGATGAAATACTCATGCGCCGGGTGAATGATACCACCAGAACCAGGGATTCAGAACGCCTGCAGGACATTAACTTACACCAGGAAATGAACCGTGCCACAGCCATGGCTTACGCAGTTTACACTGGAGCCACGGTTAAGATTATAGAAAATCACAATGATCAACTAGATAAATCAGTTGAAGAAATGAAAAATACATTATCCTGA
- a CDS encoding DNA-directed RNA polymerase subunit D produces MEIEIKNRENDQLIFTVEGVDVSMVNALRRISMVEVPTLAIETVEFLKNDARIFDEALAHRLGLVPLSTDLESLIPAEDCDCEGHCSRCSVSLILKGKGPKTLYSGDLKSEDPNLKPVLDTIPLVKLKEGEEVELEAIAQLGLGSDHAKWQPTTTCAYNHYPEITIDQDKCEACLDCVKECPRNVLEFDDKKNQITVVDLENCSMCRTCVKDCQNNAVTVEIVEDKFIFRIQTDGSLSPIEVLTRACDILSEKADKIVTFCEEGGS; encoded by the coding sequence ATGGAGATAGAAATTAAAAACAGGGAAAATGACCAGTTAATCTTCACCGTGGAAGGTGTGGATGTCAGCATGGTCAATGCCCTGCGCCGGATCTCTATGGTGGAAGTTCCCACATTGGCTATTGAAACCGTGGAGTTCTTAAAAAACGATGCACGTATATTTGACGAAGCATTGGCCCACCGACTGGGACTGGTACCTCTTAGCACAGACCTGGAATCATTGATACCAGCTGAGGACTGTGATTGTGAAGGTCACTGCTCACGCTGCAGTGTATCCCTCATCTTAAAAGGCAAAGGACCGAAAACACTCTATTCCGGGGACCTCAAATCAGAGGACCCTAATCTAAAACCTGTCCTGGACACCATTCCACTGGTAAAACTCAAAGAAGGAGAAGAAGTGGAACTGGAAGCCATAGCACAGTTAGGATTAGGATCTGATCATGCTAAATGGCAGCCCACCACTACATGTGCTTACAATCATTATCCTGAAATTACAATAGATCAGGATAAATGTGAGGCATGTCTGGATTGTGTGAAGGAATGCCCTAGAAATGTCCTGGAATTTGATGATAAAAAGAACCAGATAACAGTGGTGGACCTGGAAAACTGTTCCATGTGCAGAACCTGTGTGAAGGACTGTCAGAACAACGCCGTTACCGTAGAAATTGTGGAAGATAAATTCATCTTCCGTATCCAAACCGATGGTTCACTATCTCCAATAGAAGTTCTAACTCGCGCATGCGATATATTATCAGAAAAAGCTGATAAAATCGTTACTTTTTGTGAAGAAGGAGGAAGTTAA
- a CDS encoding 30S ribosomal protein S4, whose amino-acid sequence MGHPRKARKQYDTPSHPWNADRIKQENKLVQKYGLKNKKEVWKAETMVKRYRRDARELLGMSSEHTSTERQQLLNHLIKLGILPENAKLEAVLDLTVEDVLRRRLQTVVHRKGLAYTAKEARVFVVHGHIAMNNRKIDSPSYLVKRGEEELIGYYPGSAVIKLKIPETPKKEKPKKERPKRDSYRGRGRRNRR is encoded by the coding sequence ATGGGACATCCAAGAAAGGCTAGGAAACAATACGATACCCCTTCACACCCCTGGAATGCAGACCGCATAAAACAGGAAAACAAATTAGTTCAAAAATACGGCTTGAAGAATAAGAAAGAAGTTTGGAAAGCCGAAACTATGGTTAAGAGGTACAGGAGAGACGCAAGGGAACTACTGGGTATGTCCAGTGAACATACCTCCACTGAAAGACAGCAACTCCTGAACCACCTGATAAAATTAGGTATCTTACCAGAGAACGCTAAACTGGAAGCTGTTCTGGACCTGACTGTGGAAGATGTGTTACGCCGCAGACTGCAGACAGTTGTTCACCGGAAAGGACTGGCATACACTGCCAAAGAAGCAAGAGTATTTGTGGTTCACGGGCACATTGCCATGAACAACAGAAAAATCGACTCCCCCAGTTACCTGGTAAAAAGAGGCGAAGAAGAACTCATAGGATATTATCCAGGTTCAGCAGTTATAAAACTCAAAATCCCTGAAACACCTAAAAAGGAAAAACCTAAAAAGGAAAGACCAAAAAGGGACTCATATCGAGGAAGAGGAAGGAGAAATAGGAGGTAA
- a CDS encoding 30S ribosomal protein S11, which yields MAEKAKEKWGVANVYSSFNNTIITITDVTGAETISQWSGGKVVRADRQESSPFAAMEAASRAADDVKEKGIVGLHIKVRAPGGNGPRSPGPGAQATIRALARAGIKIGKIEDVTPIPHDGTGRPGGKRGRRV from the coding sequence ATGGCAGAAAAAGCAAAAGAAAAATGGGGAGTAGCCAACGTATACTCATCCTTTAACAACACCATCATCACCATCACCGATGTTACCGGAGCAGAAACCATCAGTCAATGGTCTGGTGGTAAAGTTGTCCGAGCAGACAGACAGGAATCATCCCCCTTTGCAGCAATGGAAGCAGCAAGTCGAGCTGCAGATGATGTTAAGGAAAAAGGAATAGTAGGTCTGCACATTAAAGTGCGAGCACCTGGTGGAAACGGACCACGCTCACCTGGACCTGGAGCACAGGCAACCATACGAGCACTGGCCCGTGCCGGAATAAAAATCGGAAAAATTGAAGATGTAACACCCATCCCCCACGATGGTACAGGAAGACCCGGTGGTAAAAGGGGTAGAAGGGTATAA
- the secY gene encoding preprotein translocase subunit SecY yields the protein MLKEALLPIFSYLPQVKSPSYRVPFKEKLKWTGVILILYFVLTQIPLFGLSSNSVDQFAQLRAVMAGSFGSILTLGIGPIVSASIILQLLVGGKILNLDLSQHDDKAFFQGTQKLLAVIFTLFEGGVMVLTGALAPSSPEFVWVMILQITIGGILIIFLDEVVSKWGFGSGVGLFIAAGVSAQIITGSLNPLSSPTSPGVPSGAIPQFIYMLTTSQPDFSLLIPIIAVIAVFLVVVYAESMRVEIPLSYGGVKGARGKYPLKFIYASNMPVILTSALLLNVQLFAALFQKLGFPILGTVSNGKAISGIAYYLTTPYGLSSILTNPLQVAIYGVVFIASCVLFAWLWVELSNIGPKAVAKQLHGMGMQIPGFRSSRTQFERILKKYIPAITVLGGAFVGLLAFGADLTGALGGGTGVLLTVGIVYKLYEEIAQEQLMDMHPMLRKFLGD from the coding sequence TTGTTGAAGGAAGCTCTTCTGCCGATTTTCTCATACTTACCCCAGGTAAAATCACCAAGTTACCGGGTCCCCTTTAAAGAAAAATTAAAGTGGACTGGGGTAATTTTGATACTGTACTTTGTACTAACTCAGATACCTTTATTTGGTCTCAGCTCCAATTCTGTCGATCAATTTGCTCAGCTAAGAGCAGTCATGGCCGGTAGTTTCGGTTCAATCCTGACACTGGGTATAGGGCCCATAGTATCTGCATCCATCATACTTCAGCTTTTAGTTGGAGGCAAGATCCTGAACCTGGATCTTTCGCAGCATGATGATAAGGCTTTCTTCCAGGGAACACAGAAGCTCCTTGCAGTTATATTCACTCTTTTTGAGGGTGGAGTCATGGTTCTCACCGGTGCACTGGCACCATCATCCCCAGAATTTGTCTGGGTTATGATTCTACAGATCACCATCGGAGGAATACTGATTATATTCCTGGATGAAGTAGTATCCAAATGGGGATTCGGAAGTGGAGTGGGACTTTTCATTGCTGCTGGTGTTTCAGCACAGATAATTACCGGATCTTTAAATCCATTATCTTCACCAACCTCACCAGGAGTGCCTTCTGGTGCCATACCCCAATTCATCTACATGTTAACCACCAGTCAACCCGACTTCAGTCTACTGATACCAATAATTGCTGTGATTGCAGTGTTCTTGGTAGTGGTTTATGCCGAAAGTATGCGTGTGGAAATACCATTATCTTATGGAGGGGTAAAGGGAGCCAGGGGTAAATATCCCTTAAAGTTTATCTATGCCAGTAACATGCCGGTCATATTAACCAGTGCATTACTGTTGAACGTGCAGTTGTTTGCTGCACTGTTCCAAAAGTTAGGATTCCCTATTTTAGGAACAGTATCCAATGGTAAAGCCATCAGTGGAATAGCCTATTATTTAACCACGCCCTATGGCCTTTCCAGTATTCTGACCAACCCCCTGCAAGTTGCAATTTATGGTGTGGTATTCATAGCATCATGTGTGCTGTTTGCATGGCTATGGGTGGAACTCAGTAATATAGGGCCTAAAGCAGTGGCCAAACAATTACATGGAATGGGAATGCAGATCCCAGGATTTAGGAGTAGTCGTACCCAGTTTGAAAGAATACTCAAAAAATACATCCCTGCAATCACAGTCCTTGGAGGGGCATTTGTCGGTCTTCTAGCATTTGGAGCAGATCTTACAGGTGCTCTGGGAGGGGGAACAGGTGTTCTTTTGACCGTGGGTATTGTGTATAAACTCTACGAAGAAATAGCTCAGGAGCAGCTTATGGACATGCACCCAATGCTCAGGAAGTTCTTAGGTGATTAA
- a CDS encoding 50S ribosomal protein L18e, with translation MKTNPQINQLIKILKEKARQEEAPLWRDLARRLEKSTRSQTEVNLSRINRYSSDDEIVLVPGKVLGSGALDHKVQVAALDFSQKAEDKITSAGGKCLDITLLMEENPTGSGVKIIK, from the coding sequence ATGAAAACTAACCCCCAAATTAACCAACTCATTAAGATCCTCAAAGAAAAAGCCCGTCAGGAAGAAGCACCCCTCTGGAGGGACCTGGCACGTAGGCTAGAAAAATCCACTCGCAGTCAGACCGAGGTTAACCTTTCCAGAATAAACAGATACAGCAGTGATGATGAAATAGTACTGGTACCTGGAAAAGTCCTGGGAAGCGGAGCACTGGATCACAAAGTTCAAGTGGCAGCACTGGACTTCTCCCAGAAGGCAGAAGATAAAATTACAAGTGCAGGTGGAAAATGCCTGGACATCACCCTTCTCATGGAAGAAAATCCAACCGGAAGCGGAGTAAAAATTATTAAATAA
- a CDS encoding (d)CMP kinase, whose product MIITIGGPAGSGTSTTSHILSEKTGIPYISAGDVFRQMARERDMDILKFSKFAEGNIKIDQEIDQRQAKLADEADDLIVEGRISAYFVDADLKVWCNAPLDVRAERISQRENKSIELAREEIITREASEAQRYLEIHNIDINDMDVYDIVINTHAFKADSVAQIIVKVTEVIRCQQ is encoded by the coding sequence ATGATCATAACCATCGGTGGACCCGCTGGAAGTGGAACCAGTACAACCTCCCATATACTATCTGAAAAAACAGGAATCCCCTACATATCTGCAGGGGATGTGTTCCGGCAGATGGCACGAGAAAGGGATATGGATATACTCAAGTTCAGTAAATTCGCCGAAGGAAATATCAAAATTGACCAGGAAATAGACCAGAGACAGGCTAAATTAGCTGACGAGGCTGATGATCTCATTGTTGAAGGCCGCATTTCAGCCTATTTTGTAGATGCTGATTTGAAGGTATGGTGCAATGCCCCCCTGGATGTTCGCGCAGAGCGTATCAGCCAAAGGGAAAATAAATCCATTGAACTTGCCCGAGAAGAGATCATAACCCGAGAAGCCAGTGAAGCCCAGAGGTACCTGGAAATACATAACATAGACATTAACGACATGGATGTCTATGATATTGTAATTAACACTCACGCCTTTAAGGCTGATAGCGTTGCCCAAATCATAGTAAAAGTAACTGAGGTGATTAGATGCCAGCAATAG
- a CDS encoding 30S ribosomal protein S13 yields MEEEFKHMVRIARKDINGNKTIINALTDIKGIGKALSGAICTTMDFDPNQQIGYISDKEVLRLEEAVKNPKNGIIPEWMFNRRNDYETGETGHLIESDLVMCLRDDLNRMKKTRSYKGRRHEVGLPVRGQRTKSTFRKGSSVGVRRRRRG; encoded by the coding sequence ATGGAAGAAGAATTCAAACACATGGTCCGGATCGCCCGTAAAGATATAAACGGGAACAAGACCATAATAAACGCCCTGACCGATATAAAAGGAATTGGTAAGGCATTATCCGGTGCAATCTGCACTACTATGGATTTTGATCCAAACCAGCAAATAGGATATATATCCGATAAAGAAGTCCTACGTCTTGAAGAAGCAGTTAAAAATCCTAAAAATGGTATAATACCTGAATGGATGTTTAACCGTCGTAACGACTATGAAACCGGTGAAACCGGTCACCTCATAGAATCTGATCTGGTAATGTGCCTCAGGGATGATCTCAATCGTATGAAGAAAACCCGAAGTTACAAAGGTAGAAGACACGAAGTGGGACTACCAGTAAGGGGTCAGAGAACCAAATCCACATTCCGTAAAGGAAGCTCCGTGGGAGTTAGAAGGAGAAGAAGAGGATAA
- a CDS encoding EMC3/TMCO1 family protein: protein MAFEFITQPIFGALSFVFMPMITMFGPILGVFVISTVIAFFITLANKLLVDQDRLQFLQKEMKVYQKDMMAAQKSGDAKAMAEVQKKQAQFMDLQKEMMMNSFKPMIVTFIPILLVFWWMAAEPAINKLVVELPSFVFYVLLVPLFHMFYQQSPGVPYMAIEWLGWYILCSFAMSIIFRKLMGLKSGGI, encoded by the coding sequence ATGGCATTTGAATTTATAACTCAACCAATATTTGGAGCTTTAAGCTTTGTGTTCATGCCGATGATCACCATGTTTGGCCCGATTTTAGGTGTGTTTGTAATATCCACTGTAATAGCCTTTTTCATAACCCTGGCCAACAAACTACTGGTGGATCAGGACCGGTTGCAATTTTTGCAGAAGGAAATGAAGGTTTACCAGAAAGATATGATGGCAGCCCAGAAATCGGGGGATGCCAAAGCAATGGCCGAAGTTCAGAAAAAACAGGCCCAATTCATGGACTTGCAGAAAGAAATGATGATGAACTCTTTCAAACCCATGATCGTCACATTTATACCCATATTACTGGTCTTCTGGTGGATGGCTGCAGAGCCCGCAATTAACAAACTAGTGGTAGAATTACCATCATTTGTTTTCTACGTGCTACTGGTGCCACTGTTCCACATGTTCTACCAGCAGTCACCTGGAGTTCCCTATATGGCCATTGAATGGTTAGGCTGGTATATCCTCTGTTCATTTGCCATGTCCATAATATTCAGGAAACTAATGGGACTTAAAAGTGGTGGAATATAA